One genomic window of Arachis stenosperma cultivar V10309 chromosome 10, arast.V10309.gnm1.PFL2, whole genome shotgun sequence includes the following:
- the LOC130956027 gene encoding protein ROLLING AND ERECT LEAF 2, which yields MGCAQSKIDNEESVARCKDRKALMKEAVVARNAFAAGHSGYAVALKHTGAALSDYAHGETNLAEHLDNTTNNHHHPPPPPPPLSAADNPQPPPPPPIDDTLPPPPPPLPSFSPSPVPLKRAVTMPPAIATQHRRNIAAGMDATGAIAEEDEGEQQQNNVSKKNGGSGDAPPSSPPRTPELKAVPPMPEAKGMAWDYFFMVDNMPGPSLGDAEDDDVINEEEEEEVVEETEHVNVRKKNGVIMEEEVEPKTPENVKEKGGVVVMEDHHDLEISEATHIEHSKTAPADFRRAMKVVVPSVTLLQILTLLDDHFLKASESSQEVNKMLEATRLHYHSNFADNRGHIDHSARVMRVITWNRSFRGVSNGGDGAKDDFDSEEYETHATVLDKLLAWEKKLYEEVKQGELMKFEYQRKVAILNKQKKRGASAESLEKTKAAVSHLHTRYIVDMQSMDSTVSEVNHIRDAQLYPKLVALVNEMANMWETMCMHHDSQLKIVMDLKSVDISQAPKETTKPHYDRSVQLLNVVQEWHSQFEKLVTHQKQYIQALHSWLKLNLIPIESNLKEKISSPPKAQNPPIQTLLLAWHDYVDKLPDELAKSAISSFAAVIKTIINQQEEEMKLKEKCEETRKEYLRKNQAFEEWYQKYLLRRGSEEADHERGEEVNTNNPVSEKQFVVESLKKRLEEEVEAHQKLCLQVREKSLQSLKTRLPELFRALSDYAHASADAYQKLKAVTQSQEGGTT from the exons ATGGGCTGCGCGCAATCTAAGATCGATAATGAGGAATCAGTGGCAAGGTGTAAAGACCGAAAAGCCCTTATGAAAGAAGCGGTCGTCGCCCGAAACGCCTTCGCCGCCGGTCACTCTGGTTACGCCGTCGCACTCAAGCACACCGGCGCCGCCCTCAGCGACTACGCCCACGGCGAGACCAACCTCGCCGAACACCTTGATAACACCaccaacaaccaccaccatccGCCGCCGCCTCCTCCGCCTCTATCCGCTGCGGACAATCCCCAACCGCCGCCTCCTCCTCCCATAGACGACACCCTTCCTCCGCCTCCTCCTCCGTTGCCGAGCTTCTCACCTTCTCCTGTCCCTCTTAAACGCGCCGTTACCATGCCCCCCGCCATCGCCACCCAGCACCGCCGTAACATCGCCGCCGGAATGGACGCCACCGGCGCCATTGCCGAAGAGGACGAAGgagaacaacaacaaaataaTGTCTCAAAGAAAAATGGTGGATCCGGTGACGCGCCGCCGTCGTCTCCGCCGAGGACGCCGGAGCTGAAGGCAGTTCCGCCGATGCCGGAGGCAAAAGGCATGGCCTGGGACTATTTTTTCATGGTAGATAACATGCCTGGCCCTTCTTTGGGTGATGCTGAAGATGATGACGTCatcaatgaagaagaagaagaagaagttgttGAAGAAACTGAACATGTTAATGTTAGAAAGAAGAATGGTGTTATAATGGAGGAAGAGGTTGAACCTAAGACCCCTGAGAATGTTAAAGAAAAAGGTGGTGTTGTGGTTATGGAAGATCATCATGACTTGGAGATCTCAGAAGCTACGCACATTGAGCATTCAAAAACTGCACCTGCTGATTTCAGAAGAGCAATGAAGGTTGTTGTTCCAAGTGTTACTCTTTTGCAGATTTTGACTCTTCTTGATGATCACTTCCTCAAAGCTTCTGAGAGTTCTCAGGAAGTTAACAAGATGCTTGAAGCCACTAGGTTGCATTATCATTCCAATTTTGCTGACAATAGGG GTCACATTGATCATTCTGCGAGAGTTATGCGCGTGATCACTTGGAATAGGTCGTTTAGAGGCGTGTCGAATGGTGGTGACGGCGCCAAGGATGATTTCGATTCAGAAGAATATGAAACTCATGCCACTGTTTTGGATAAGTTGTTAGCATGGGAAAAGAAGCTTTATGAGGAGGTGAAG CAAGGCGAGCTTATGAAGTTCGAATACCAGCGAAAAGTCGCCATCCTAAACAAGCAGAAGAAACGCGGTGCCAGTGCTGAATCCTTGGAGAAAACCAAAGCTGCAGTAAGTCATTTGCACACGAGATATATAGTTGACATGCAGTCGATGGATTCAACAGTTTCCGAAGTGAATCATATCCGTGACGCACAGTTGTATCCGAAATTGGTTGCTCTTGTTAATGA GATGGCGAACATGTGGGAGACTATGTGCATGCATCACGACAGCCAGCTGAAAATCGTTATGGACCTCAAATCGGTTGATATTTCGCAAGCTCCTAAGGAAACAACCAAGCCTCATTACGACCGCAGCGTGCAACTGCTGAATGTTGTTCAAGAATGGCATTCTCAATTCGAGAAGCTTGTGACTCACCAGAAACAATACATACAAGCTCTTCATAGCTGGCTCAAGTTGAACCTCATCCCTATCGAAAGCAACCTAAAAGAGAAAATCTCGTCCCCACCCAAAGCCCAGAATCCTCCAATCCAAACCCTCCTCCTTGCTTGGCATGACTACGTTGACAAGCTCCCGGATGAGCTAGCAAAATCCGCTATTTCCTCCTTCGCTGCCGTGATCAAGACGATCATAAATcagcaagaagaagagatgaagctaAAGGAGAAATGCGAGGAAACCAGAAAGGAATACTTGCGGAAAAACCAAGCGTTCGAGGAATGGTACCAGAAGTATTTACTCCGGCGAGGGTCCGAGGAAGCAGATCACGAAAGAGGAGAGGAAGTAAACACAAATAACCCTGTCTCGGAGAAGCAATTCGTCGTTGAGAGCTTGAAGAAGAGACTGGAAGAGGAAGTCGAAGCTCACCAAAAACTGTGTCTTCAGGTTCGAGAGAAGTCGCTACAAAGTCTCAAAACTCGCCTACCTGAGCTCTTCCGCGCGTTATCGGACTATGCTCATGCGAGCGCCGACGCATACCAGAAACTCAAGGCAGTCACACAATCACAAGAAGGTGGCACAACATGA
- the LOC130957950 gene encoding uncharacterized protein LOC130957950, whose amino-acid sequence MDMKKNWLSTSVTNSRESIRLGRSYTKPHYRSYYSSSPSGNNNCEGSNSKRVWKIIWSKLKRDKKKVYVSPAAATARDGVYDPETYSMNFDHGMGWMEPDNLPRSFSARYADPSRLILPPKDLLT is encoded by the coding sequence atggaTATGAAGAAGAATTGGTTGAGTACAAGCGTTACTAATTCAAGAGAGAGCATAAGGTTGGGTAGAAGCTATACAAAACCACACTATAGAAGCTATTATTCATCATCACCAAGTGGCAATAATAATTGTGAAGGAAGCAACTCAAAGAGAGTTTGGAAGATTATTTGGAGTAAGCTAAAGAGGGACAAGAAGAAAGTTTATGTTTCTCCGGCGGCCGCGACGGCGAGGGATGGTGTTTATGATCCGGAAACTTACTCCATGAATTTCGATCATGGAATGGGGTGGATGGAACCCGACAACCTCCCCCGCTCGTTCTCGGCGAGGTATGCCGATCCTTCTAGGTTGATCTTGCCGCCAAAAGATTTGTTGACTTGA